Below is a window of Populus alba chromosome 2, ASM523922v2, whole genome shotgun sequence DNA.
ACTTGATTCAATTCGGGAGGCTTTGCGTCTACACGATGTCATTTCTGATGCACGGTGCAGAGAAGAGGTCATTGTTGATGTCATAGTGGTTCAAATGGCATAAGATCATGTGACACGGCCAATAATTAAAGATAGGACCTCGGTGGAGAGGGAGATAATTAGTGTGCTCATGAGCTGGTAGTTGTTCCTGTTATACCTCCATGACAGAGGTTGGATTAACTTCTATGGTGTTATCAATGATGGTGTGGTTCTGGTAGGGCATGGATGATCGTCATTTACTAATTTAAATGACCGCCAAAAGATATAATTGTTGCTTGTGAATTTAGAAGAGAGATAATGGTGAGCTTGTAAGAGGTTGCAACTGACGATTCCATTAGGGTGTCGACGGTGATATTAAGATCGATGCCATAAGGATTGACAAAAGGTGACGACGGTGctcatgaagagagattttTCATGGGTTGTGATGTGGAAGGCATGTTTTTTGAAGCTTTGAgtaggaaaagagaaagaaagaatctCAACAAGTGGTTGTCAAGAGGGATGAAGATGgctgaaataataataaaagaattacTTCTATAAATCGAAAtaattctataataataataatataagccTTTAACATGCTTGGAAATGCGATAGAAGTTGAGGTTGAAGGTAGAAATAATCTGACTGTGTATAAACATTACTCATAAaagttagttattttattttattttattatgtttttttttttttggacttcaTGCATAAATTTCAATCTCTTccacatttttaattaaacacaCTCTTTAAAGCGTTAACAATCGAGCTATATTTAGACTGTATTAGTATATGCTTATGATGcgtttaattaataatacattttaattgtatttaaaaatgattttcaaaataaatttaaattgttattaatattttttaggtattggaattaaaatcataaaagattatgaaaataaaattaattttatttaaatttacattTGCAAACACATCTAAATCATATTATCAAATCCATACACCCGCGAATTTGTCTTCAATATATTACTACAGCTACCATTAACTAACCTGTTAATACTTAGCAGTGGAGCTAGAGAGTtactagataatttttttaaaaaaaaaatctattctaATAAATAGTGTAGTGTTCTGTGAGTgtgttatattaaaatgaaaataaaatgttaaaatgttTGCATATTTCATGGGTCACTTTCTAGCTGCAGATCTGATCCACAATGCAACTAATGAATGGttgcttgatttattttgtttgaattggaTATCAATTCCAAAGCAAGAACCGAGGCAGGCTAAAACCAGGCCTGGAGGTTCCATCCTGGGCTTCTTTATCTGGGTTGTTCTGCATGGCATACACCATATAGGTTGGATACTGGATCATAGATGGGCACGAATAAGGGACCTTCGTCGAGACATGAATGCAGGCGACCATTTCGGGGCAACGCTACTTCTGTACCGTACCGGATCATCATCCTGGTAGGTAATTCAAAGAAGCATTCCAACCGGAGAATCACCCGAGAAACGATCCCCTAACGACCGAGAAGGCCAAATTAAATCAGCAAGCCGGTCCTCACACCTGCGATAGGTGTGGACAATCTGAGCTTTGCCTACTCCCACTTTAACGCAGCAAAGGATCGTGTAATTAAGCTCAGTATATATGCTAGCTGGACGCAGTCATTGAATTTACAGGCAGACAAGTTAGAAGGCCAGAGATTTATTATGTGAGGCAAtgtttttcacattttcttAACCTGACCACCTTTGATGTGAAGCTTAAGTGCTGTCGACCTAGACGGAGTGAAGACACCAACTaggcatgaaaaacaaaacaaccaaTGCTCGTGGCATCATGCTCTCGCTTGTCAATAATACGCCCTAAAGCATGCTCCTATGATTTGACAATCCAGACAGGACAAGAAAACAACGAAGCTCGCTTGCGTTTTTTGATTATTGAATATGGCGACAGAGGATCTTACAAGACTCGAACTAATAAAATTACGCtcctattaaaattttgaaccaAATGAGTGATTTTAGTTGAAGTTGGTCAGAGTTTCTGaccaatcatcatcatcatcattctttctttctctttaaagGAAAGGTCAAATGGGCTTCAGACTATTAGCTGTCCCCTTGGACAATGCTCTTTGTAGGCTAGTTTTGAGGATAAGTTGAGCATTGACATGCAATACGgagggataaaaataaaagctcaaACGCTTGCAATATCACAAAAACTTGACTAGCTTCTAATTCaagctttttgtttttatattttagcatCGATTCTGTTCTCATTCGAAGATGGGATAAGGCGTCGTCATTCCTCCGTTGATTATTGCTTGCTCTCCTTTAGAGGTTCCAGCAATTTTTTCCCGCTCATTTTTAATCCCCCccgcccctttttttttttttggcgaaAGTGGTGACAGCAAAAGAGGAATCCAGGGCCCCTGGAATCCTTCTAGCTTATCCAAATCTTGGCAGTGAACTGTCTTACGGGATTCCGACTGGAAAAGCGTGTACTTTTAGGTAATAACGGATCTAGTTGAGCGCATTGATATTGAACGGGCAGGTCCTTAAAGTTTCGGTGACTCCGGGACTTGGCTTGACCAGCTGATCCAAAACCTACATCCATTTGCTCCACCGTCTCTTTCGATATTGAAATTCAATATACGGTAAGGAAAAATACATTGCTCTATGAATTGCAGCAGCGACTACTGCAACCATCTGACATTTCTATTCAGCGAAAcccaaatttaaatttcaacacTCCTGCCTGTTCCAATTCCCATCAAACGATGCAAAGAAAATGGAAGAAGAGAGAGGTTGAAACATCAACTCAATCAACGCATCAACAGTTTCTCATCTGCTATTACTATTCTTGAACAGAGAAGGCTCAAATGCGTGTGGGGTGCCCACAGGCAGAGGCTTTAATTTGATATTGCAGTGAGAAACTGACATGAATTATTATGTCAACGATTACGCTTACAACCTACAAACTAGCTATAAACTAGGAAAGGTAAGGAGTCCCAATAAAAGATACAGATCACGAGCTTACACTGAATGCAGACTGCAGAGTCCTCACAAATACTGCAATGACCGAGTCACAGTAAAACACCAATTTAAACAGTTAAGAAAATATACACGCTCTCCACAGAGAGCTAAAATATAAGGGTTGAAAATCCGGGGATCAATGGTATGTtgaaaattaactaaaattacaAGGGAAAAATGCAAGCCCATCTGCAAGGGTTATTCCCTCCCCACATCCACTCACCGAATTGTCATCACCCAACTCCGGCAAAAAACCCTCTCTTGTCTATGGCTACTATCACCAAACTAAGGATCAGATTGGcggcagaaaagaaaagggaaagaaaagaacagcCCAATTTAACAACATAACCTCTTTGGGTtattatatattagaaaaaaattggcAAACTGCCAGCTTACAGAGAGTGGATTAATAATTACACAATATGCAATTAGCCTAAATCCACATTATGACGCTTCTATCATGTAAATCCAATACAGTGTATCAATGATCTTTGATATATACAAGCGAGAGAAAAGAATTCCTTACGAACCCATTTTGCATCATCTAATCTCCCGAGCTCGAGCCCCTTTCCATCTTGTGACAGGTGAAACGGATGGTATATATCAGCAAATTCTCACATTCACTGTATTGTTCTCGTAAGCTTACACTCGGAAATAAAAATGGTAGATGTGTAATTTAGACTACACAATTTCAATAGTTCAACCGATTGCTGCTTCAACACTGGATTGCAACCACTCTGTATTACTAGTAGTAGTTTGGCTGCCAAACCCGCCTCCACAGCAAGTGCAGTACATTCTTCTGGTGCGAGCATGCAAACTGCCCATAATATCGACAAAGCAAGCCGCGTGCATGTCTCGGAAACCCTCATCAATAACTTCACCACATTCGGTATTGTGTTGGCACAAACCTTCAAAGCCAATCTTCCCTCGGAAATACTTGAAAGAACATCCAGAATATAGAGCGCTAATTCCAAGCACTCATTATTCAAACTTGGCAATAGCTCCACTAATGGAGGAACTGTCCCAATGCTCACAACTGAGCCCCTTACCGATTCATGTGAACAAATACTCTTTAACAAACCAAGTCCAGCCAATAAACCATTTGGGTGTTTCTTGTCTTTCACCAACCTCAACAAACCAACTAAAAGTCTCAAGCTCGACATGTTTTCATGCTCAAAATCATTCCCTTCCATCAACATTTCCATCAATCGGGTACAATTAATCTTGGTCTCGATAGAACCCTCATTCAACATATCCACCATTAACGAAATCCTTGCAGGTTGCCTCAAATTCGACTGGGTTGCAAAATCGAGATCCAAATTCACTAGAATTCCAACAGCCTCAGACCCGACAGCATGAGTGGTAAAGGGGCCCAATAAAGATGTAACCAAGGCAGTCCCGCCATTATCCAACACAGCCTTCCTTGCCGTAGAATGTGCAGCCACAACCTGCCTAAGTTCCTTCAAAGTCTGCACTTTAGCTTGACCCTTAACTTTCTTCAGATTATCCAGAAGTTCAATAGCCCTTCCTTGCACATCCTCTGATCTCTTCTTCGTGGCTAAGAACTTCTGCGAGAACCAGCTATAAATCAGCTGCTGCATAGTCCTGTTTGGCGTTACCGTATCATCCCAAAGCTCTTGCATTGTAGTGGGGCACGTGCAATGACCCAGAGAGAACCATTTGAGGATGTTGTATCTCTCGTAAGTCTGTCCGGTGCAAAGAGTCACTGGGTCTTGCATTGGGTCTAACGAAATCGGACATATAAACACCGTCGGCACTTCTATTGATTCAAGCTCTTCAACCATCTTCTTCAGATCCAATTTCTCCGCCACACCAGCACAAACTAAACCGCCGCCGGTAACACCGCCCAAAATGCCATCCTTAACGGCAGTTTCTAGGTCTAGAACTTGGCCACCAGCACTCGCATCTAGCTTTACGTTTCTATAGCTCTTTGCTTCAAACATCGGCATTTCGGGGTTCCgtttaagaaagaaaacaacactTCCCACTAGCCAACACGAAGAGATAAAATCTGATTCAACAAAGAACCCTGAGATGTCACAGGAAAAggcaaagaataataaaaatatcaagaccCGTCACATCCACGGGACAAGAAACGTGTGGGAAAGAAAACGAAAGAAAAGGATAGATGGCAGAAGGcaccctctctctccctctctctctccctctctcattCACATACATAATACACAAAGAATCAAATGAAAGGAGACATTTTCTACattgcatgatttatttttgctcTTTTATCTGTTCTCTATCTCTGGTTAATAGAGTGTAAGTAAGAAACTCTCCCTCTTCATCATCAAAGACATTATGATTCTATGTATATTCTACTTCTCTAGCACTAAAGCTTTCTCACGCAActcaaaaaggaaacaaaaaagcgAAATCGTCAACAGCCAGGTTCACATAAAAGGCTAATAATGACAAGGAAAGAGTAACTAAAAGGGGCGCgcacacacacaaaaagaagaagtgaaGTAACAGTGAGCAGCAATAAGTACCTGGACAGCTCAAATTCACCacatgaaatgaaagaaaagaaaagaaagcgaTGAAAATCGAAACAATTGCAACGAAGGCATGAAAGAATGGGAACCATACCTTCCTATGGTGCGGCGATACAGGGAAGAAGAGTGTAGagtagaaatatataaaatagaataaaaagcTATACCTTGTGAACTGTGCAGTGCAGCCTTCTGCTGTTCTTTGCTGTGTAGGGCAGGTAACATAAGtatgaaattatcaaaaaacCCTTGAAGATTTCGCTGCTGTATTGTATTGGAGGTCACCGCACcgctcaaaaaatcaaaattaaatttgaatatagtatatccaaaaaatttaattttttttcactttcaaatCTTGAAATTACAGTCCCACCCTTTTTTGGTGGCACCGTATCCTCAATCCGTGTGGCCAGTCATGGGCCCTCCAGATTGAAGCGCGTTTCCTGCAACGCCCCTCTATATAGAAAAGGGGCGACAAGCCCTTTTGAGTGCCCTGTACTTGAACTAATttccatcttttattttttgttgcgtATCAATCCATATGCTCCATGATATATGAGTTGAAATAATTTTCACCAgtgtttatttaatatttgataatgcgatgaaatatgtttttttttcaagtattttagttttaaaaggcATCATATTTGTACATTTTaagcataattttaaaacttgatctgATCCGGTAGATTAATTTGGGATCCGGCCGACCTGATGCTGAAACTAggctaagttaaaaaaaaaataggggaaTGAAAAATCTGGATGACCGGGCAAGATCCGATTAACAACTTAATTGCAAttcgttgacttttttttttttttttactaaaacgatattattttgatttttacaaaaataaagaattgatcCAGGCAACCTGGATCTTGGATTAGACCGAccatcaaatcaagtttaaaaattatgattttgagtgttttttatgatataacaaaatcatgaaaacatttaaaataacattaatttgatagtttttaaatgaaaagtaatTGAAAGGACACTTTAAAAACCTTTTAACCAACCATGTCAAACGATAGCAGCGTCATTATAagagttatgattttttatctctgttttcttatttttcttaaaaaaattaaaaaatataaaaattatatttttgatgtatttgcgtcgttttttatatttttagcgtctttttaaaagcattaaaaatttaaaaagttaccTTTGACGCGTTAAATTTTTAAAGCTCTCATTTCAAattattgatgtatttttttttattgagtagacattgattttatttttttttcaaaaaaatcatgacaataaaaaaatatttagacaagaggacaaaaaaaatgctaaaaaaaaaaacagaaaaaagaaagaaaatgaggagTAAGGTGATTTTGGGTTGTTTGGTCATAAAATTTGCCTAATACCAAgcaatttgaaggaaaaaaataaattattttgattataagtAGCAAGTCTCACAGGAAAAAAGCATtagccaaaaaacaaaaagaaaagaaaaggtcaaaaACCATTTACTCAcacttttctcttcaattcacACGCAAACATtccaaaaatcaagaaaaggcaaaaagaaaaaaaaatgggaccTCTCTCCTTTATCTAGATCTCCCACACACaaacataaaccctaaaccagTTTCATAACACCATGGTCGTTGGCCATACACACAAAAGaccagaaggaaaaaaattatttttgattcaTGAATTATGTTAGATCTATGttgatttatttgaattatcaTGAAATTTGAATGAAGCTCGtgaaattaataagatttaTGTGGTATTTGTTGTATTACCTGGTTTTAAGTTTATGAACGATAATTCATGTTAAGTTGATATCATGTTTAAAATagcttgataaaaatattatttgcatCATGTCAAACATGGTTTTAGTCCggtttttaataaatctttaatttttgaaagatcattttacaattaaattttgaatttcgtACTTTTTTTACcctttcatatttaatatttgaaattatgacCTCTatgtgagataattttttagtattaaataaATTGGTTCCCTTCCATGAAAACAATACAAATctttctttaataaataaataaaaacaactttattttaaatttcatatggTCGggtcactaattttttttttaaaaaatcatatttgcataaataataataataacaaaatacatGGCATGACTTAGAAtctttaaatactgaaattcaagaaaaatagttttgttgatatctttgcatgtattttttaatttaataatcagTTTATGAATCTATAAAAATTTGGCctacatttaaaaatacaaaaaaaaaacttattttgtttgtctcaaCATCAAAGATTACAAACTTATATATAGATGTATCctcgatataaaaataaatgcaaaaaatttATTCTGACTTTCGAATGGATAAACGTTATCCATAAAGCTATGGTCCACTCTACCGAGATGGATTCACTTTAACCATTAAacagaccaacaattagaaaacacagTAGTACCTTATTTCaagtcaaataaataaataatgcatcTTACCTTAAGTAAGTGTATTATGGATGATATGTCATTTTTATACACAATCAATTCTCTTATCCAGATTCCAAGATCAATTAGAATTtctagtaaccaaaatactaagtggtgaatttttttttttttttactaataaaggACAAAAACTCTTCGTCCTTTCCACCCATCGCCTCAAAGATTCTAGTTCAAGAGAATGTTCGTTAAGATGCCGTATATGTGCAACAAAATAGCAACTCCATTGAGGACTTCCCGTGGactaaactttgttttttatctgattgttgtgttttaattatatggtccgtgtatttatttgttttctttaatttttatacatgttGATCATGCATTGTATAATATCGCCTCATGCATCACATGTCTTGATTTTTAAAAGGACACgtaagcttctaggttaggcgAGGAATTAACGATCTACCCTATAACTATTGGTTAGGGTTCTGATGCGTGAACTCATATATGAGTATATGCTTGATAATGATAGGAATTCATGCCTTAACCATGTCTCACATCGCTTCTATATTGTCTTTATGAAAACCTTCATTAGACAGATTTGATACCCTTTTGAGACCTGGTAAAAAACATACCCATATTCTCTTAAATATTAGAACATATCATTAGGTTATATGTGTCATCTATAAATTGTGTCAAGGAAAGCCCAACATGTAGCATCCTGAATGCCAGAAAATTTGGGTGGTAAATAGTTGTCAAATAGATTATAAAAGAGTCTAGATTATTACAAATTGACTAGGATGAATATGAATTTCCTTATCAGTGTAATAATATCTTTAGATGATGACCATTGTCATCTCTTGAACGGTGAGCTCGTATtcaatttacctttttttttttttttcctctcatgcATATCATATATATTAGCTTTGCAACATTGTATGTCTTTAATTAGCAGAAGAAATATAAGCTCATCCCTAAACGCCAACCCCTACTAAGATCTACAAGAAGCAAATAAGAGAGTTCAACCTGGATAAAAGCAAGATAACTTCATAAGAAAATAGATGACTTAATTAATTGATATGATAAGACAAATCATTCACTTTAAAAGGAAGCCCCCACACATGGAAATCAATATTGAGAAGCTCATTATGAATATGTCCCTTTATCCCTTTTTGCATCCCCGTCAAAAGATTGTTTCTGATACTTATCTTGTTAGTTAAAGTTTGTAAATTATTTGCTTTAACACATTAAGTTCTTCAAAGATTCATGTTGTCTTGCCTCATAATTCACCGCAATTGCTGCAAGCAAGATACATCGAATATCTTCATCTTTGTCCAAAGCCACTAAACTAaaaattgcaagaatttcaTAATAGCAAGTTTGTAAGCTGATGAGCAATGAACAAGTTAAGTTTGTGAAAGATAATGTCATCCACCATATTTTTAGTTCAGCATAACAAGTGGTTAGAAAATGGACGAGGCATAAATATTATTGGGGGAGCTGATCTAAGAAGAGTGTTGTATTTCAATCATTTTGCTATGAAACTTTGttattcttcatttttgttttgggattgcatcttaattttttttagtgaaacaTACCTTTTTCTATCTTTTTGTTATCGAAGAAagcaaatcataaaaaaaaaatgaaattcaatttctaataaacttaatgttaaaagacaaaactaagaaaaaaatcaattaaaaaagacccaaaaaaataactctagTCAATTTGGTTTAACCTACTAAATCCACAACCTAAATTATGAGACCGAGATAGcccaatgaaaaacaaattgaaataaattataaagctcaattctcaatcaacctagcgttgaaaaataatttttttttaaataattagaatAGCTACACAATAAAACAACTTGACTCAACCAAGGTTAACTCGCCAAACCCATGACCTGAATTATGAGATtagaataaccttatagaaaacatCCAAAACAAATCGCAaagtctaatttttaattaacctagtgttgaaggataaaattaaaaggaagaaaaaaatcaattagaaaaggagaaaaaaaaaactcgagtcaactgagttaacctatcaaactcaTGGTTCAAGTCATGGTATGatataatctcataaaaagtaaattgaaaaatattataaagctcaatcctcaataaatctaatattaaagataaaattgaaattatatatatatatatatatatatatataaaaaaaacaaaaaaactatttgagtAAATATTATTACATGAGGAGAGGTACAATTaatcctccttctcttttagttttttgttaatgaaattaaaaaaaaaaagttagttaaaaaaaatattcaagtcaaCTCATGATCCAAATCATGagtttaaaataatcttatactttttttcaaatgagactcaataactaataaatctaatattaaataataaaattaaaatatacacacacacactagtaAATAGTATCGTTTGAGGAAGAATTGGGCAAAACCCTAGTTTTCTGTTAATGCTAATTAAGTTTGCTGTTCTTGTAGGCCTGCCACGTCTCTAACAAGGCACTCCTAGTTCTACATCCCCTTGCTCTGCTGTGACCAAAATCTTTAAATTAACATACAAGCTCCAACGCTACAAGAGCAAACAACCGTGAATTACAGGACTGTGATTGCTAATTATATGCCATATCATCATCCCCGCTTCTCCAGAACAACATTCAAAAGCTCCAGACAAAGTCGAGTTTGATGATCTCGTCCTTTCCATCCCCATATTCAAAtacatctttcaaaaaaatgtGGAGTGATCATTATTAAGCACCAAGGATACTCTGCATCCCAACCTTAGAGAGCAAAAAGCTCAAATTGCAGAGAGCTACGAGAGTGAATACACAGACAAGAATGATTTGAAAGAAGCCCCAAGCAAAAGTGAAAAATGGAATAGTTTTAAGCATGTATAAATACGAACGGGTGCTCTTCAAGCGTGATTTTACAATGAAAGCAAGAAACTCTGCCATTCTACAGCTTTTGAGACTTGGGGTAAATGATACTTGAGAactgaaataaaagaatatactTCCACCCAACAAAACCCTAACAAATTAAGGGTGTAAAACTGGGGATCAACGGAACAACATACAATTAACTACAAAAACAACTGACGATACATCACTGTACGAATTGCTCATTCCCAAATGCCTCCCTTACTTTCCAAACCACCAGAACCTCACCAAAGCTCCATTAGAGACTACTTTACACATTAGTTGAGGATGGAAACAATCACGAATCCATGACCCAGCTCAGTCCTTTTGGCAAACAAAAACAGCTGAATTCAACAACAACCTCGCTCGCTAAGAGATTTTTGGTAAACCACCAGCTCAGAGACAGTGGATTGCCAGGTACACAACATGTGATTAGCCTAAGATACACGTTATGATGCTTCTATTATGGAAAATCAATGCTATGTATCAAAGCTCTTTAATATACACAGGCGAGTGAGAGGGGTACCTTACCAACCCCCACCACGAGTTCCATCGGATCCCTGAGAGCTCCTTCGCCTCTTGCGAGGTAAAAGAAATGCTATATATCAACAACCCGCC
It encodes the following:
- the LOC118035788 gene encoding U-box domain-containing protein 30, coding for MPMFEAKSYRNVKLDASAGGQVLDLETAVKDGILGGVTGGGLVCAGVAEKLDLKKMVEELESIEVPTVFICPISLDPMQDPVTLCTGQTYERYNILKWFSLGHCTCPTTMQELWDDTVTPNRTMQQLIYSWFSQKFLATKKRSEDVQGRAIELLDNLKKVKGQAKVQTLKELRQVVAAHSTARKAVLDNGGTALVTSLLGPFTTHAVGSEAVGILVNLDLDFATQSNLRQPARISLMVDMLNEGSIETKINCTRLMEMLMEGNDFEHENMSSLRLLVGLLRLVKDKKHPNGLLAGLGLLKSICSHESVRGSVVSIGTVPPLVELLPSLNNECLELALYILDVLSSISEGRLALKVCANTIPNVVKLLMRVSETCTRLALSILWAVCMLAPEECTALAVEAGLAAKLLLVIQSGCNPVLKQQSVELLKLCSLNYTSTIFISECKLTRTIQ